From the Fusarium musae strain F31 chromosome 11, whole genome shotgun sequence genome, one window contains:
- a CDS encoding hypothetical protein (CAZy:AA1) yields MDEIKAPWVKEDERDGEGTWFLGDEAALKSEQAVEKASSRTKTSKGKGLTIFVAFAGLISILLLAAVTLNLQARPSEHKETHPKPPQPSKPAPTPETIKHQESIPSTPQLRDTKEYILSSSWDFNSPPTTREYFWTINDAVLNPDGVYRPMILINNQYPGPLVECNEGDTIIVHVENKAVNATAIHFHGMFQNGTNNMDGTVGITQCAIAPNSNFTYKFDVKGQHGTYWYHAHHSAQASDGLLGPMVVHSKKERDLQKMDYATDRVVMVQDHYHNLTSELLMEYLAPDQENNEPVPDNGLINGRNVRDCADFEGWACNSTDLAIPTIDLEAGKRHRLRIINVGAFAEFQIQFDEHPFYVTEVDGTDVHPEPIHRVNVLPAQRYSVVLETNVTTASAFWMRARMVTHCFKNKNERLQSETRAIIRYTSKDGKTAPEEPKSKEWPDAIEVICRDLNTTALRPVEVISPPPADEVIVLRANFEIGDWRLARGFFNESTWHANATHPSLHRFLESGLQSTSAKNPIAINEQVFERQREFVLETTGIRTIDISINNFDDGAHPFHLHGHKFFVLLQGRDGYPPSAADLPKYLGSRGLLENPLRRDTLTVEGYAWAVIRVVLDNPGLWAFHCHNTWHAESGMLMQMLVRPEVMRGWKVGDEERGLCGKEGVMKGMRPDDSIWFGQFR; encoded by the coding sequence atggatgagatcaaggcgCCTTGGGTgaaggaggatgagagaGATGGTGAGGGAACGTGGTTCCTTGGTGATGAGGCTGCTTTGAAGTCAGAGCAAGCGGTCGAGAAGGCTTCATCGAGGACAAAAACATCAAAAGGCAAGGGCTTGACGATATTTGTCGCTTTCGCTGGTCTCATTTCAATTCTCCTCTTGGCTGCAGTCACTCTCAACCTTCAGGCCCGACCCTCAGAGCACAAAGAAACCCATCCAAAACCCCCTCAGCCAAGCAAGCCCGCTCCAACGCCAGAGACAATCAAACACCAAGAATCCATCCCCTCAACGCCTCAACTCCGGGACACAAAAGAATAcatcctctcatcatcatgggaCTTCAACTCCCCTCCAACAACGAGAGAATATTTCTGGACCATCAACGACGCCGTTCTCAATCCCGATGGCGTCTACAGACCAAtgattctcatcaacaatcaaTATCCCGGCCCTCTCGTTGAATGCAACGAAGGCGATACTATCATCGTCCACGTCGAAAACAAAGCTGTCAATGCGACTGCGATTCATTTCCACGGCATGTTTCAGAACGGCACGAATAATATGGATGGGACAGTTGGCATTACTCAATGCGCCATCGCGCCAAACTCaaactttacttataaatttgATGTCAAGGGCCAGCACGGCACGTACTGGTATCATGCGCATCATAGCGCGCAAGCGTCAGATGGATTGCTTGGACCAATGGTTGTTCACTCCAAGAAGGAGAGGGACCTGCAGAAGATGGACTACGCGACTGATAGAGTTGTCATGGTTCAGGATCATTACCATAACTTGACATCGGAGCTTTTGATGGAGTATCTTGCGCCAGATCAGGAGAACAACGAGCCGGTGCCGGATAATGGTCTTATCAATGGGCGGAATGTTCGAGATTGTGCGGATTTTGAGGGTTGGGCTTGCAATAGCACGGATCTTGCGATACCGACGATTGATCTTGAAGCTGGGAAGCGTCATAGACTGCGCATCATCAACGTTGGCGCCTTTGCAGAGTTTCAGATCCAATTCGATGAGCATCCGTTCTACGTCACCGAAGTCGATGGCACAGACGTCCATCCCGAACCAATCCATCGAGTAAACGTCCTTCCAGCACAGCGGTATAGCGTCGTGCTTGAGACAAATGTCACAACAGCTTCCGCGTTCTGGATGAGGGCTAGGATGGTGACGCACtgcttcaagaacaagaatgaaCGTCTCCAGTCTGAAACGAGGGCCATCATTAGATATACTAGCAAAGATGGGAAGACAGCTCCTGAAGAGCCAAAGAGTAAGGAATGGCCTGATGCGATTGAGGTCATCTGTCGCGATCTGAACACCACTGCCCTTCGACCCGTTGAAGTAATATCGCCACCTCCAGCAGATGAAGTCATCGTTCTTCGGGCAAACTTTGAGATAGGAGACTGGCGCTTGGCAAGGGGATTCTTTAATGAATCGACTTGGCATGCTAACGCAACGCATCCATCTTTACATCGATTCCTCGAAAGTGGACTACAGAGCACGTCTGCCAAAAAccccatcgccatcaacgAACAGGTCTTCGAACGCCAAAGGGAATTTGTGCTAGAAACAACCGGCATTCGAACAATAGAcatctccatcaacaacttTGACGACGGCGCTCACCCCTTCCATCTCCACGGTCATAAAttcttcgtcctcctccaAGGTCGCGATGGATATCCCCCCAGCGCAGCAGATCTTCCCAAATATCTAGGATCACGCGGCCTTTTGGAAAACCCACTGAGGAGAGATACACTTACTGTCGAGGGGTATGCTTGGGCTGTTATTCGTGTTGTGCTGGATAATCCGGGTTTATGGGCGTTTCATTGTCATAATACGTGGCATGCTGAGTCTGGAATGCTAATGCAGATGTTGGTGAGGCCAGAAGTTATGAGGGGTTGGAaggttggcgatgaggaGAGGGGGCTGTGTGGTAAGGAGGGTGTTATGAAGGGGATGAGGCCGGATGATAGTATTTGGTTTGGACAATTTAGGTGA
- the GH51 gene encoding Endoglucanase gh5-1 (CAZy:GH5) yields MKSLFALSLFTGLSVAQNAAWAQCGGNNWTGSKTCVSGYKCTVVNEWYSQCIPGTAEEPTTTLKTTTGGGSTPTGTPGNGKFLWVGTNEAGAEFGEGSLPGTWGKHFTFPDPAAVDTLISQGYNTFRVQLRMERTNPSSMTGPFDTAYMQNLTSIVEHITGKGANVILDPHNYGRYFDKIITSTSDFQTWWKNFATQFKSNSKIIFDTNNEYNTMDQTLVLNLNQAAINGIRDAGATQTIFVEGNQWSGAWSWPDVNDNMKALTDPLDKIVYEMHQYLDSDSSGTSPNCVSNTIGVERLKAATEWLRKNKKIGMIGEFAGGPNDTCKTAVKNMLDYLKENSDVWKGVTWWAAGPWWGDYMYSFEPPSGTAYTYYNSLLKTYI; encoded by the exons ATGAAGTCCCTCTTCgctctcagcctcttcaccgGCCTTTCAGTCGCCCAAAACGCCGCCTGGGCCCAATGCGGTGGAAACAACTGGACTGGCTCAAAGACCTGCGTCTCCGGCTACAAGTGCACCGTCGTCAATGAGTGGTACAGCCAGTGTATCCCCGGCACTGCTGAGGAGCCTACTACTACCCTCAAGACCACTACCGGTGGTGGCAGCACGCCTACTGGTACACCTGGAAATGGAAAGTTTCTCTGGGTTGGTACTAACGAGGCGGGTGCTGAGTTTGGTGAGGGCAGTTTGCCTGGAACTTGGGGAAAGCACTTCACCTTCCCTGATCCCGCTGCCGTTGAT ACCCTCATCTCTCAGGGCTACAACACCTTTCGCGTTCAACTCCGCATGGAACGTACAAACCCCAGCTCCATGACCGGACCCTTTGATACCGCCTACATGCAGAACCTCACCTCGATCGTGGAGCACATCACCGGCAAGGGCGCCAACGTGATTCTCGACCCTCACAACTACGGCCGCTactttgacaagatcatcactTCGACCTCTGACTTCCAGACCTGGTGGAAGAACTTTGCCACCCAGTTCAAGAGCAACAGCAAGATCATCTTTGACACTAACAATGAGTACAACACCATGGATCAGACTCTTGTTCTGAACTTGAACCAGGCTGCTATCAATGGTATTCGTGATGCTGGCGCTACTCAGACTATCTTTGTTGAGGGTAACCAATGGTCTGGTGCTTGGTCCTGGCCCGATGTCAACGACAACATGAAG GCTCTTACCGACCctcttgacaagatcgtcTACGAAATGCATCAGTACCTCGACTCTGACAGCTCCGGCACTTCACCCAACTGTGTCTCCAACACCATTGGAGTCGAGCGCCTCAAGGCTGCTACCGAGTGgttgaggaagaacaagaagatcggCATGATCGGTGAATTCGCCGGCGGTCCTAACGATACCTGCAAGACTGCTGTCAAGAACATGCTGGACTATCTCAAGGAGAACTCTGATGTTTGGAAGGGTGTTACCTGGTGGGCTGCTGGTCCTTGGTGGGGTGACTACATGTACAGCTTTGAGCCTCCCAGTGGTACTGCTTACACGTACTACAActctcttctcaagactTATATCTAA